A genomic window from Cyanobacteria bacterium FACHB-DQ100 includes:
- a CDS encoding NAD(P)H-dependent glycerol-3-phosphate dehydrogenase has protein sequence MRITVIGAGAWGSTLAGLVRDNGHEVAGWSRQSDRSLDETIAQSDLVISAVSMKGVRSVIQQISIAMPPIVTATKGLDSESGSETALPLLPSQVWQAAFPESTIAVLSGPNLSKEIQQGLPAASVVASRDQAVADRVQQAFSSARFRVYTNADPLGVELGGTLKNVIAIAVGACDGLQLGANAKSALVTRGLAEMIRLGTYWGAKPETFYGLSGLGDLLATCSSSLSRNYQVGYGLAQGKTLSEVLATLEGTAEGINTTQVLVKLAQAQGISMPISTQVDRLLRGEITPQSAVGELMQRDSKPESV, from the coding sequence ATGAGGATTACGGTAATTGGGGCGGGGGCTTGGGGGTCAACGCTGGCAGGATTGGTACGAGACAATGGGCATGAGGTCGCAGGGTGGTCGCGGCAAAGCGATCGATCCCTGGATGAAACGATTGCCCAATCCGATCTTGTCATTTCAGCCGTATCGATGAAAGGCGTGCGATCGGTGATTCAGCAAATTTCGATTGCGATGCCGCCGATCGTTACGGCAACGAAGGGATTAGATTCTGAATCGGGGAGTGAAACGGCGTTGCCGTTGCTGCCCTCGCAGGTTTGGCAGGCTGCATTTCCAGAGAGTACGATCGCAGTTCTATCCGGGCCAAATTTATCTAAGGAAATCCAGCAAGGGCTACCTGCTGCCAGTGTGGTTGCGAGTCGGGATCAAGCCGTTGCCGATCGCGTTCAGCAAGCCTTTTCTTCCGCGCGATTTCGGGTATATACCAATGCTGATCCGCTTGGGGTTGAACTGGGTGGAACCTTAAAAAATGTGATTGCGATCGCCGTTGGAGCCTGTGACGGGTTGCAGTTGGGTGCGAATGCGAAATCAGCATTAGTGACACGGGGACTGGCTGAGATGATTCGGCTCGGTACGTATTGGGGCGCGAAGCCGGAGACGTTTTACGGCTTGTCGGGCTTGGGTGATCTATTGGCAACTTGTAGCAGTTCCTTGAGCCGGAATTATCAAGTTGGGTATGGACTCGCACAAGGGAAAACGCTTTCCGAAGTTCTAGCAACACTGGAAGGAACCGCAGAAGGAATTAATACGACTCAGGTTTTAGTCAAATTAGCGCAAGCTCAAGGAATTTCGATGCCGATTTCCACTCAGGTCGATCGCTTACTGCGGGGAGAAATTACGCCCCAGTCAGCCGTTGGCGAACTGATGCAGCGCGATAGTAAGCCGGAAAGTGTCTAA
- a CDS encoding DUF86 domain-containing protein — translation MSRDQEALIDITEAIKLIFQYSADISPEALAANLEKQDAILRRITIIGEATKRLSQEFRNQHPSIPWKAMAGMRDVITHDYNEVDLDEVWTVIHENLPLLLEYIEPLLPLEE, via the coding sequence ATGTCGCGTGACCAAGAAGCCCTGATCGACATCACCGAAGCCATCAAACTCATTTTTCAGTACAGTGCAGATATCAGCCCAGAAGCTCTAGCTGCCAACCTCGAAAAACAAGACGCGATTTTGCGTCGCATTACGATCATTGGCGAAGCTACCAAACGGCTCTCTCAGGAGTTTAGAAATCAACATCCCAGTATTCCTTGGAAAGCAATGGCTGGAATGCGAGATGTGATCACGCATGACTACAATGAGGTGGATCTCGATGAAGTTTGGACAGTCATCCACGAGAACTTACCTCTGCTTTTGGAATACATTGAACCTTTACTTCCGCTTGAGGAGTAA
- a CDS encoding nucleotidyltransferase family protein codes for MQTVDTRIYDRLRILPAQLTEFCQRWQVAELSLFGSVLRDDFNPESDIDLLISYQPTAKRGLFEKLQMQDELESLFQRKVDLVSKKAIEQSSNWLRRKNILSTAEVIYVA; via the coding sequence ATGCAAACAGTAGACACGAGAATTTACGATCGTCTCCGCATCCTCCCCGCCCAACTCACCGAGTTTTGTCAGCGTTGGCAGGTTGCTGAACTTTCCCTCTTTGGTTCAGTCCTACGAGACGATTTCAATCCTGAAAGCGACATTGATCTGCTCATTTCCTACCAACCCACTGCCAAGCGAGGCTTATTTGAAAAACTCCAAATGCAGGACGAGCTTGAATCCTTGTTTCAGCGCAAAGTCGATTTGGTGAGTAAAAAAGCGATCGAACAAAGCTCCAACTGGTTGCGTCGCAAAAACATTCTCAGCACTGCCGAGGTCATTTATGTCGCGTGA
- a CDS encoding NACHT domain-containing NTPase: MGRGIRASIAGIETAKQALKLKGWTQEYLAGASDCSRQTLNKFFKGNAIEKRIFRAICTELELQWDTIAEIEPESNQPPSLDELVEAVRINLYDTIQNQCGSMRVLDMSQPLTLNAIYTAVNILEKITGRRRLEMAELLQTCSLENFDRFSLGGVQEERVPGLEAVRKYSKLMILGKPGAGKTTFLKYLAIQCVDGAFKKDLVPLFITLKDFAEAPNQPSLLEHLIQLFERYGIAVETKVNLGGNATPVELLLRQGRILVLLDGLDEVRETDSSRVLNQIRDFANQFSKNPFVITCRIAAREYTFDQFTEVEVADFDDQQIATFTNQWFQAKNDSVKAENFIKKLKEEDSIRELATSPLLLTLLCLVFEEAGSFPANRSELYKEGLDVLLKKWDVKRNIERDQVYHKLSLKRKEDLLSQIALDTFKQGNYFFKQKDAERYITRYIRNLPNASQDEEALQLDSEAVLKSIEAQHGLFVERARGIYSFSHLTFHEYFTARKIVTSADADSLLLELATQITDKRWREVFLLTVGMLENADALLQTMKQGIDRILAQDKGLQQYLSWIEKKSRSVEAPYKLTAIRAFYAGHYDFLPLLDRSLSRDLAWYYEPAIDPEVEREIDTAMAAYQDQETYPDLNLSKSSNISSESCLPSGDSLDWNIALDFDLQMLLFNCDEYYQGEVLYCHLHRITLYEEEPILKREFEILAEQILYQGAVDWEKWDEWWAVNRKTWIKQLRAAAIQYRNVGHDWQFHEEQKDLLQKYYHANRLLIDCLNSDCYVSREVREEIEATLLLPLQSSSRTE, encoded by the coding sequence ATGGGTAGGGGCATTCGAGCATCGATCGCTGGAATCGAAACAGCAAAGCAGGCACTCAAACTGAAGGGCTGGACTCAGGAGTATCTGGCTGGTGCGTCTGATTGTTCTCGGCAGACTTTGAACAAGTTTTTTAAGGGGAACGCGATCGAGAAGCGAATCTTTCGAGCGATCTGCACCGAACTCGAACTGCAATGGGACACGATCGCGGAAATTGAGCCAGAAAGCAATCAGCCACCGAGTTTAGATGAACTGGTCGAGGCGGTGCGCATCAATCTCTACGACACGATTCAGAATCAGTGCGGCTCTATGCGAGTCTTGGATATGTCGCAGCCGCTCACGTTGAATGCCATCTATACGGCTGTCAATATTTTGGAGAAAATTACCGGACGCAGACGATTAGAAATGGCAGAACTGCTCCAGACTTGCTCGCTGGAGAACTTCGATCGCTTTAGCCTCGGTGGAGTGCAAGAGGAACGAGTTCCGGGGCTAGAAGCGGTGAGAAAGTATTCCAAGCTCATGATTTTGGGCAAACCAGGAGCAGGAAAAACAACGTTCCTCAAGTATTTAGCGATTCAGTGCGTTGATGGAGCGTTCAAAAAGGATCTCGTTCCTTTGTTCATTACGCTCAAGGATTTTGCCGAAGCGCCGAATCAACCCAGTTTACTAGAGCATCTGATTCAGCTTTTCGAGCGCTATGGAATTGCAGTCGAAACCAAAGTGAATCTGGGCGGAAATGCAACGCCTGTAGAACTGCTGCTGAGACAAGGCAGGATCTTGGTGCTGTTAGATGGATTAGATGAAGTGAGAGAAACGGATAGCAGTCGAGTCTTAAATCAGATTCGGGACTTTGCTAACCAGTTTTCTAAAAATCCGTTTGTGATTACCTGTCGAATTGCAGCACGTGAATACACTTTCGATCAATTCACTGAAGTTGAAGTTGCCGACTTTGATGATCAACAAATTGCGACTTTTACAAATCAATGGTTTCAAGCTAAAAATGATTCGGTTAAGGCAGAGAACTTTATTAAAAAGCTGAAAGAAGAAGACAGTATTCGAGAACTGGCAACTAGCCCGCTTTTACTGACATTGCTCTGTCTAGTATTTGAAGAAGCGGGCAGTTTTCCAGCGAATCGATCGGAACTCTACAAAGAGGGCTTAGATGTCTTACTGAAGAAATGGGATGTGAAACGCAACATCGAACGGGATCAGGTCTATCACAAGCTTTCTTTGAAACGCAAGGAAGATCTCCTGAGCCAAATTGCTCTAGATACGTTTAAGCAGGGAAACTACTTCTTTAAGCAAAAAGACGCGGAACGCTACATCACACGCTATATCCGAAACTTACCCAATGCCAGTCAAGACGAAGAGGCACTGCAACTTGACAGTGAAGCCGTTCTCAAATCCATTGAGGCACAACATGGACTCTTTGTAGAACGGGCACGAGGCATTTATTCCTTCTCGCATCTCACGTTCCATGAGTACTTTACCGCCCGAAAGATCGTCACGAGTGCTGATGCCGATTCACTTCTGCTAGAGCTTGCGACCCAGATCACCGACAAACGATGGCGGGAAGTTTTTCTACTGACGGTTGGAATGTTAGAAAACGCAGATGCGCTACTGCAAACGATGAAGCAGGGGATCGATCGTATTCTTGCTCAAGACAAAGGATTGCAACAGTACCTAAGTTGGATTGAGAAAAAATCTCGTTCAGTAGAAGCGCCTTACAAGCTTACGGCAATTCGAGCCTTCTATGCGGGACATTATGATTTTCTTCCTCTTCTTGATCGTTCTCTAAGCCGTGACCTTGCCTGGTACTATGAACCAGCCATTGATCCGGAGGTCGAGCGCGAAATTGATACTGCTATGGCAGCTTATCAAGACCAGGAAACGTATCCAGATCTCAATCTTTCTAAAAGCAGTAATATCTCTTCTGAAAGTTGCTTACCTTCTGGTGATTCACTAGATTGGAACATTGCCCTTGATTTTGATCTTCAAATGCTTCTTTTTAATTGCGATGAGTATTATCAAGGTGAAGTATTGTATTGCCATCTTCATAGAATCACTCTCTATGAAGAAGAGCCTATCTTAAAGCGTGAGTTTGAAATTCTTGCTGAACAAATTCTCTATCAGGGAGCGGTGGACTGGGAGAAGTGGGACGAATGGTGGGCAGTAAATAGAAAAACGTGGATAAAACAACTCAGAGCAGCCGCGATTCAGTACCGAAATGTGGGTCACGATTGGCAATTTCATGAGGAGCAAAAAGACCTTTTGCAAAAGTATTACCATGCGAATAGATTGCTAATCGACTGCCTCAACAGCGATTGCTACGTCAGCCGCGAAGTCCGCGAAGAAATTGAAGCCACCCTGCTCCTGCCATTGCAAAGCAGTTCCCGCACCGAGTAA
- a CDS encoding tetratricopeptide repeat protein, which translates to MLKKNQSVFAFLLGGFLVCSAPLSSIEVVRAQQSPQQELTQLRQEQQVRSQVESEIDRALTRSSMLLNVALITLTVFPIALLVALWRFRRIIIREIVERGLEQLQHLSEVEHQLQDVQQEAERRIQQSRDVIAQLEVEVQELQRRISEDAESLTGLTAQLSRSQSELLAGLETQVNLSKRELEKLASGFVAHLTTLKTDTDQQSALVVDRFTELQNQLIAQLDEIGAFATEQQQLTQEHLTKSQTAFTTQLDQLQSDAQHQRDQMLQRLTQFEQDYITQLSDVQTDTEDRRNQLLEDLRHLKAEFAAQLIAFQVDTQQQRDQVSERIEQLETELSGTATEVRSNLEEHQKQVQRNLDQKETEVLSQLEQRQKQLQADLDQRGAEVSSQFSELESTALQGRTNFLDKLRLLESDAVQQKQAIFNKLQHLELEFVSQLSGLREQAQNRRPEPAETSTAESVESTDFDQAEELFRSGQFEAAIAHYDRAIKQQSNNPELWLRRGLALGRLKQYKEAIASYDRAIQLDPDYSEAWCDRGVALGKLQRHEEAFRSFNQAVQIRPKDSIAWLNRGLALQMLGRYSEALASFDEALKLNSEAYKVWNYRGYLLIQLERDRDALESFDFAIDIQPSYAPAYYNKAICYALQGHTQAAIENLEEAIRLNPRYREDAKGDPEFEQIMNDRRFRQLVER; encoded by the coding sequence ATGCTGAAAAAGAATCAATCAGTTTTTGCCTTTCTACTGGGCGGATTTCTTGTCTGTTCGGCTCCGCTCAGTTCGATTGAAGTTGTCCGAGCGCAGCAATCCCCGCAGCAGGAACTGACCCAACTGCGACAAGAGCAGCAAGTGCGATCGCAAGTGGAATCAGAAATCGATCGTGCCTTAACTCGCTCCAGTATGCTGCTGAATGTGGCGCTGATTACCTTAACCGTGTTTCCGATCGCGCTGCTTGTGGCGTTGTGGCGATTCCGACGGATTATTATTCGTGAAATTGTCGAACGGGGATTAGAGCAGCTTCAGCATCTCTCCGAGGTTGAGCATCAGCTCCAAGATGTTCAACAGGAAGCAGAACGCCGAATTCAGCAGTCCCGCGATGTGATCGCTCAACTCGAAGTCGAAGTCCAGGAATTGCAGCGCCGAATTTCAGAAGATGCAGAAAGCTTAACGGGCTTAACGGCTCAGTTGTCACGATCGCAGTCCGAACTCTTAGCCGGACTCGAAACGCAAGTTAATTTATCAAAACGAGAGCTAGAAAAGCTTGCTTCAGGCTTCGTCGCCCATCTCACAACGTTAAAGACCGATACCGACCAGCAAAGCGCGCTTGTCGTCGATCGATTCACGGAATTACAAAATCAATTAATCGCACAACTCGATGAAATTGGCGCATTTGCCACAGAGCAGCAACAACTCACGCAGGAACATTTAACGAAATCGCAAACCGCATTTACAACGCAGCTCGATCAGCTACAATCTGACGCGCAACACCAGCGCGATCAAATGTTGCAACGCTTAACGCAATTCGAGCAAGATTACATTACACAACTTAGCGATGTACAAACTGACACAGAAGATCGACGTAATCAACTCCTCGAAGATCTGCGTCATCTCAAAGCAGAATTTGCAGCCCAGCTAATCGCATTTCAGGTTGATACCCAACAGCAGCGCGATCAAGTCAGCGAACGGATTGAACAGTTAGAAACGGAACTTTCAGGAACAGCGACGGAAGTTCGATCGAACCTAGAGGAACATCAAAAACAGGTACAGCGCAACCTCGACCAGAAAGAAACGGAAGTATTATCGCAGCTAGAACAGCGTCAAAAACAACTGCAAGCCGATCTCGACCAGCGAGGGGCAGAAGTTTCATCTCAGTTCTCAGAGTTAGAATCGACTGCGCTTCAAGGAAGAACCAACTTCCTCGACAAGTTGCGGCTCCTCGAATCCGATGCAGTGCAGCAAAAACAAGCGATTTTCAACAAGCTTCAGCATTTAGAACTTGAGTTCGTTTCTCAACTTTCGGGACTGCGTGAACAAGCCCAAAATCGCCGTCCTGAGCCTGCTGAAACCTCCACGGCTGAGTCAGTAGAATCGACCGATTTCGACCAGGCTGAGGAGTTATTTAGATCCGGTCAATTTGAGGCGGCGATCGCACACTACGATCGCGCCATCAAGCAGCAATCCAACAATCCGGAACTCTGGCTGAGACGCGGTTTGGCGCTGGGACGACTGAAACAATACAAAGAGGCGATCGCGTCTTACGATCGCGCAATTCAACTCGATCCCGATTACTCAGAGGCGTGGTGTGATCGGGGCGTCGCCCTGGGCAAATTGCAGCGTCACGAAGAAGCATTTCGCTCGTTCAATCAAGCGGTGCAAATTCGTCCCAAAGACTCGATCGCGTGGCTGAATCGTGGATTAGCGCTGCAAATGTTGGGACGCTATTCCGAAGCATTAGCTTCATTTGATGAAGCCCTCAAACTCAATTCTGAAGCCTACAAAGTTTGGAACTATCGCGGCTATCTGCTGATTCAGCTAGAGCGCGATCGTGATGCGCTTGAAAGCTTTGACTTTGCGATCGATATTCAGCCAAGCTATGCGCCTGCGTACTACAACAAAGCCATTTGTTACGCACTTCAGGGACATACCCAGGCGGCGATCGAAAACCTCGAAGAAGCCATTCGGCTCAATCCTCGCTACCGGGAAGATGCCAAAGGCGATCCTGAATTTGAGCAAATCATGAACGATCGCCGCTTCCGGCAACTGGTCGAGCGCTAA
- a CDS encoding Spx/MgsR family RNA polymerase-binding regulatory protein: MTLQVYGIPTCGTCKKAFKWLDDRAIAYDFINTKDQPPTQAAIAAWVSALGAKPMRNTSGQSYRALGEEKQAWTDNQWVDAFAKDAMLLKRPLFVKDGKAVFVGFKQEALQQALEN, translated from the coding sequence ATGACTCTGCAAGTTTATGGCATTCCCACCTGTGGAACCTGTAAAAAAGCGTTCAAATGGCTAGACGATCGCGCGATCGCCTACGACTTTATCAACACAAAAGATCAACCGCCCACCCAGGCTGCGATCGCAGCCTGGGTCTCAGCCTTGGGAGCAAAACCGATGCGAAATACGTCAGGGCAGTCTTACCGGGCTTTAGGAGAAGAAAAACAAGCTTGGACAGACAATCAATGGGTGGACGCTTTTGCAAAAGATGCCATGCTGCTGAAGCGTCCACTATTTGTGAAGGATGGAAAGGCGGTATTTGTTGGATTCAAACAAGAGGCACTCCAGCAAGCCCTGGAAAACTAG
- a CDS encoding DUF2237 domain-containing protein — MVSRARNVLGEELQSCCTSPMTGYYRDGFCSTGAGDTGVHVVCAQLTAEFLEFTKSRGNDLSTPMPLYDFPGLKPGDRWCLCAARWKEALDAGVAPPVVLASTHAAALEYASLTELKQHAVSE, encoded by the coding sequence ATGGTTTCACGCGCTAGAAATGTTTTAGGAGAGGAACTTCAAAGCTGCTGCACCTCGCCGATGACGGGATATTATCGCGACGGATTTTGTAGCACCGGAGCCGGAGATACGGGTGTTCATGTCGTCTGCGCTCAGCTAACCGCCGAGTTTCTCGAATTCACCAAATCTCGCGGAAACGATCTCAGCACTCCGATGCCCCTTTATGATTTTCCCGGATTAAAACCGGGCGATCGCTGGTGTCTGTGTGCTGCTCGTTGGAAAGAAGCGCTTGATGCAGGGGTCGCGCCTCCGGTTGTGTTGGCTTCAACTCATGCCGCAGCACTCGAATATGCCAGCCTGACTGAGTTAAAGCAACACGCAGTCAGCGAGTAA
- a CDS encoding glycoside hydrolase family 76 protein — MAALQLFYSSSTGLWKSTGWWNAANALETTIDYSRTTNQSTYRHIISNTYNKQKSTGFTEADVYDDQGWWALTWIKAYDLTGEKRYLNTAKAIFRDMTKGWDSKCGGGMWWRKDRQYKNAITNELFFTIAIRLHQRTVNDYGKGSYLDWSKRGWNWIKRSGMINRQNLINDGLDDRCRNNGQTTWTYNQGVVIGGLVGLYKSTKDRSYLNQAHTIANATIQHLSRNGVLREPCEPNCGEDGPQFKGIFIRNLAYLHQTSPNSRYRDFMVKNASSVWAKSRNDRHQFGLSWAKGFDRADAARQSAALDVLNASIPFDSTCIAKVSDSSATGARDRPATIPLFFSSVPLQQNQVKQFDLSFNTQDNQVAPSTHLLSLIPSHQNQVPHFEPSFQIEPLMQGLISFLALERSLQ; from the coding sequence ATGGCTGCGCTTCAACTGTTTTACAGCAGTTCTACAGGACTTTGGAAATCGACGGGCTGGTGGAATGCAGCAAACGCGCTCGAAACGACGATCGATTATTCGCGCACGACGAATCAGTCCACCTACCGCCACATCATCTCCAACACCTACAACAAGCAAAAATCAACAGGATTCACCGAAGCCGATGTGTATGATGACCAAGGCTGGTGGGCGTTGACGTGGATTAAGGCATACGATCTAACCGGTGAAAAGCGCTATCTCAACACCGCAAAAGCCATCTTCAGAGACATGACTAAAGGATGGGATTCAAAATGCGGCGGCGGCATGTGGTGGCGCAAAGATCGTCAGTATAAAAACGCAATCACGAATGAGTTATTCTTTACTATTGCTATCCGGTTGCATCAACGCACCGTGAATGACTACGGTAAAGGAAGTTACCTCGACTGGTCAAAGCGCGGCTGGAACTGGATCAAACGATCGGGTATGATCAACCGCCAAAATTTAATTAATGATGGACTCGACGATCGTTGCCGCAACAACGGGCAAACGACCTGGACTTATAACCAGGGCGTAGTGATCGGGGGACTGGTTGGTTTGTATAAGAGTACAAAAGACCGTTCTTACCTGAATCAAGCTCACACGATCGCCAATGCAACAATTCAGCATCTTTCTAGAAATGGAGTTTTGCGCGAACCTTGTGAGCCAAACTGTGGAGAGGACGGGCCGCAGTTTAAGGGCATTTTCATTCGCAATTTAGCTTACCTGCATCAAACTTCACCGAACTCGCGTTACAGAGACTTCATGGTGAAGAATGCGAGTTCAGTTTGGGCAAAGAGCCGCAACGATCGGCATCAGTTCGGTTTAAGTTGGGCAAAGGGGTTCGATCGTGCTGATGCTGCGCGGCAAAGCGCGGCGCTCGATGTGCTGAATGCTTCGATTCCGTTTGATTCGACTTGTATTGCAAAGGTGAGCGATAGCTCTGCTACAGGGGCACGTGACCGTCCAGCGACGATCCCATTATTCTTTTCATCAGTCCCTCTACAGCAGAATCAGGTGAAGCAGTTTGATCTATCGTTTAACACCCAGGACAATCAAGTTGCACCATCAACACACTTGCTGTCTCTGATTCCGAGTCACCAGAATCAAGTACCTCATTTTGAGCCATCCTTTCAGATTGAACCCTTGATGCAAGGCTTGATTTCTTTTCTTGCGCTGGAACGATCGCTGCAATAG
- a CDS encoding glycosyltransferase, whose translation MRSLYFLLPGTGKRFACGGLWAELKAFELAKQLCPAEIVTYRQREKGTLFLDDVLEQKDLSNIIFVMSWGFDVAKLAKRLKNYHAIYHAHSAGYGFTLPSSVPIVTVSRNTLGYWGQLSPNSLIYYLPNQISDEYRVLDLNRDIDVLIHTRKSSEYLINQLIPALQQRCKVEIINTFVDSLSTVFNRTKIYLYDSAEYWAQQRVSEGFGLQPMEAMACGCQVFSSVNGGLSDYLDPGFNCQKIAGYSTEYDVQRILRAIANPTPPLPASFFDEYRSPNILHRLNVILREVNEFFDHKQAHPATIAPLTRSRLTQLAFKRLIAKVQKKLNAR comes from the coding sequence ATGCGATCGCTTTATTTCTTGCTGCCTGGAACTGGAAAACGCTTTGCCTGCGGAGGCTTATGGGCAGAACTCAAAGCCTTTGAACTGGCAAAGCAGCTTTGTCCAGCAGAGATTGTCACTTATCGACAACGCGAGAAAGGCACTTTGTTTCTCGATGATGTGCTGGAGCAGAAAGACTTGAGCAACATTATCTTTGTGATGAGCTGGGGGTTTGATGTCGCAAAGTTAGCCAAGCGATTGAAAAACTATCACGCGATTTATCACGCTCATAGTGCAGGCTATGGTTTTACATTGCCTTCGAGTGTTCCGATCGTCACGGTTAGCCGCAATACACTAGGATATTGGGGGCAGCTTTCACCAAATTCGCTAATCTATTATTTGCCAAATCAAATCTCTGATGAATATCGCGTTTTAGATCTGAATCGCGATATTGATGTTTTGATCCACACACGAAAATCCTCGGAGTATTTGATTAATCAGTTAATTCCTGCACTTCAGCAGCGTTGTAAAGTTGAGATTATCAATACTTTCGTTGATAGTCTCTCAACTGTTTTCAATCGGACTAAAATTTATTTATACGATTCTGCCGAGTATTGGGCGCAACAGCGTGTGAGCGAGGGTTTTGGCCTGCAACCGATGGAAGCAATGGCGTGTGGATGTCAAGTGTTTTCAAGCGTGAACGGTGGATTGTCAGATTACTTAGATCCAGGATTTAACTGTCAGAAAATTGCGGGTTATTCGACCGAGTATGATGTCCAGCGAATTTTGAGAGCGATCGCTAACCCTACCCCCCCTTTACCTGCTAGTTTCTTTGATGAATATCGATCGCCCAATATTCTGCACCGATTGAACGTAATTTTACGGGAAGTGAATGAATTTTTTGACCATAAACAAGCTCATCCCGCCACAATTGCGCCCTTGACGCGATCGCGTTTAACTCAGCTTGCCTTCAAACGTTTGATCGCGAAAGTGCAGAAAAAGCTCAACGCTCGTTAA
- a CDS encoding mechanosensitive ion channel, whose amino-acid sequence MINAVRFAVVSGEASLNDLIRTLLSLFNFTLIQIGDVRLSFATLSALVLQIGCVAIASRIIKQLIKKRILASFGLELGTRESLSSLASYVVAIAGFFFVLDSAGINLSSLTVFAGAIGLAVGIGLQNLANNFISGIILLLEQPIRVGDFVEVGTVLGTVERISLRSTQIRTGMGLSVFVPNSVLANNSLINWTHLDPTCCVALQIAVADTNDSMLVTEAMLAAAYEEPDILSSPRPIVFFKGIENNAFLFEIEISITQPMRRSSIKSALLFRIQAKFQEYGITYPSKSVLIRMLCPNQMPVFIEQAATPFEELATNQKLKRSTAITLKEMLRKVSYFSTLSDFELRHIIEEGYQKKFAAGETICRENDPGDSFYIILSGSVDVFVESIDKQVAVRMAGEFIGEMSLLMGTPRTATLRTLEETILFVVDRGNLQRLLRKQQELADRISEELVKRQDSLERLGIKIGAQEEPPLVQIRKRIQIIFGI is encoded by the coding sequence ATGATTAACGCTGTTCGTTTTGCTGTAGTCAGCGGAGAAGCAAGCCTGAATGACCTGATTAGAACGCTCCTTAGCTTGTTCAACTTCACCCTAATTCAGATTGGAGATGTTCGGCTTTCGTTTGCGACGTTATCGGCTCTTGTTCTTCAAATCGGCTGTGTCGCGATCGCCTCGCGCATTATTAAGCAGCTCATTAAAAAGCGAATTTTAGCCAGCTTTGGACTAGAGCTTGGGACACGCGAATCCCTTTCTTCGCTGGCAAGCTATGTCGTTGCGATCGCAGGCTTTTTCTTTGTTCTCGATTCTGCCGGAATTAACCTAAGTTCTCTCACCGTTTTTGCGGGGGCGATCGGGTTGGCAGTTGGTATTGGCTTGCAAAATTTAGCGAACAATTTCATTAGTGGCATCATTTTATTGCTCGAACAGCCGATTCGTGTGGGCGATTTTGTCGAAGTTGGAACCGTACTCGGAACGGTTGAGCGCATCTCACTGCGATCGACCCAGATTCGGACGGGAATGGGCTTATCGGTGTTTGTGCCCAATAGTGTGCTGGCAAACAATAGTTTGATCAATTGGACGCATCTTGATCCGACTTGCTGTGTGGCGCTTCAGATTGCGGTTGCAGATACGAATGATTCGATGTTAGTCACAGAGGCAATGTTAGCCGCAGCGTATGAAGAACCGGATATTTTGTCATCGCCGCGTCCGATCGTCTTTTTCAAGGGCATCGAAAATAACGCGTTTCTGTTTGAGATTGAAATCTCGATTACTCAACCGATGCGAAGGAGTTCGATTAAAAGCGCTTTACTCTTCCGCATCCAAGCCAAGTTTCAGGAATATGGCATTACTTATCCAAGCAAGAGTGTTCTGATTCGGATGCTCTGTCCGAATCAGATGCCTGTGTTCATCGAACAAGCTGCTACACCATTCGAAGAGTTAGCAACGAATCAAAAGTTGAAACGATCGACCGCTATCACGCTCAAAGAGATGCTTCGCAAGGTGAGCTACTTTTCAACTCTGAGCGATTTTGAACTGAGACACATTATCGAGGAGGGATATCAGAAAAAGTTTGCAGCAGGTGAGACTATCTGCCGCGAAAATGATCCCGGAGATTCGTTCTATATCATCTTGTCGGGTTCGGTAGATGTGTTTGTGGAGTCGATCGACAAGCAGGTTGCAGTCCGCATGGCGGGCGAGTTTATCGGAGAAATGTCTTTGCTGATGGGAACGCCTCGAACTGCAACGCTACGAACTTTAGAGGAGACGATTTTATTTGTGGTCGATCGCGGCAATCTGCAACGGTTATTGCGAAAACAGCAGGAGCTTGCCGATCGTATTTCAGAAGAGTTAGTCAAACGGCAGGATAGCTTGGAGCGCTTAGGAATCAAGATTGGTGCTCAGGAAGAACCGCCGCTCGTTCAGATCCGCAAACGGATTCAAATCATATTTGGAATTTGA